The sequence CCCATCGTTGGCATAATCTTCTGAACCTGGGCAAGGATGGAATAATCACCACAGCCCGGGCACCAGCGTACTTCCTGGTCGGTAGTAAAGTCTTTGGGGGTAAGGGCCGGTTGGGGTGTTGCAGATGTAGTATTCATAACCTCGGAGTATACTAACAAATGTACTAACTATTTATATCGTTTCCCCAGGCTTAAATGCAAAAAAAGGGGGCCAAAAGCCCCCCGAATTAACCAAAACCACGATGAAAATCTAATTTTATACAACCAGCCTTAACCATATTATTACTTAAACTTCCATCATGGCTGCCTCGTATGACAATAAAATTGGATAATATAACCCGATAAAAAACAGGCAATCGATTGCGTTCAATTACTGCTATTTTTCGTGTGAAATGTACATTACAGTAATATTGACTGCAATCCTGTAATGATATTTTATCAGTACTTTTAACATTGACTTTCCTGGCATGACACATAAGAAACTCCCGACTATTAAGGAAATTGCCAAACAACTGAATATCTCTGTTTCTACCGTATCCAGGGCGCTGCATGATCACCCGAGTATTGGTTTACGCACAAAAACAAGGGTTCAGCAATTGGCCAAGGAATTAGGGTATGAACCCAATCAAACTGCTATTTTCTTCAAACAGGGAAAGACTTTTACAATTGGCGTCGTACTACCTTACCTCATGGAAGATTTCTTTGCAGGGGCGATCAGTGGCATTGAGGAAGTAGCCAACGCCAATAAATACAATGTGCTGATCGGCCAATCCAACGACAGTGTAGAAAGGGAAAAAGATATCATCACCGCAATGAAGAACCAGCGTGTAGATGGAATTATCATTTCCCTTTCAAAGCATACCAAAAATCTTGATCACTTTACGGCCCTTGAGAAATATGATATACCGGTTGTATTTTTTGATCGCGTCCCGGCTGCGAATACTTACAATAAAGTGGCTTTTGATATGCCACAGGGAACGCACCAGGCCATATCTTTCCTGATGGAAAAAGGGCACCGCAGGATCGGTATAATCAACGGGCCAAAAGAGATGAAATCCTCTAAGGAAAGGACTGATACATACATGCAGGTGTTACAGAAAAAAAGGCTGAAGATCGACCTTTCCCTGGTAGCCTATTGTGACCTTACCCGAAATGGAACTGCCGAAGCCATGGAGACCCTCCTCAGCCTTAAGCAGCCACCCACGGCTATCCTGGCCATTAATGATTATGTTGCCTTAGACGCCATTCAATATGCCAAATCAAAGAAACTGAAGAATAATAAGGATATCTTTTTTGTGAGTTATGCCAATCTTCCCATTACCAACTACCTGGAAAACCCGCCAATGGCATCCATTGAGCAATACCCCAAAAAGCAAGGCAGTAAGGCTGCAGAAATTTTAATGGACCTGATGAGTAGTCCAAATCCCGATGAAATAGCCCCACAGAATATCCTGATCGAGGGGGAACTTGTTGTACACAAACGTTGATCTTTTACTCAATCGATTGCAAAAAGAACGGGGTGCTTTAATGAGTAGCTTTAATCACCATTCAACTGCCCGATCTGCATGAATAAATTAATTTTCCTTTTTTTCCTGCTCTCCTCTCCTATAGCTGCCAGTGCCCAACAGATGAAATATACCGACGGCCAAAGCAGTTGGAACGAAGACTCATTGGGTAACCATCGTGCGGTGGTAAGTTATTTGGGCAAACAAGGTCCGGCCCGGGTAATTATCCCCTGGAGAAGACCCGACACTTCCCCTGAATTGAAGCGGATCATTGTACAGGATGCCAGGACGATGGAAAAAATCTCCAATGTAACCAGCCTCCTCATCAATAATGAAAAAGGCGATATTGTTTTCGAACCAGTATCCGGTGCCGGCGATTATTATATTTATTACCTCCCCTATAAAAATGAAGGCCGTGCCAACTACCCGAAAGGCGTTTACCTGGCTC comes from Flavihumibacter fluvii and encodes:
- a CDS encoding LacI family DNA-binding transcriptional regulator — encoded protein: MTHKKLPTIKEIAKQLNISVSTVSRALHDHPSIGLRTKTRVQQLAKELGYEPNQTAIFFKQGKTFTIGVVLPYLMEDFFAGAISGIEEVANANKYNVLIGQSNDSVEREKDIITAMKNQRVDGIIISLSKHTKNLDHFTALEKYDIPVVFFDRVPAANTYNKVAFDMPQGTHQAISFLMEKGHRRIGIINGPKEMKSSKERTDTYMQVLQKKRLKIDLSLVAYCDLTRNGTAEAMETLLSLKQPPTAILAINDYVALDAIQYAKSKKLKNNKDIFFVSYANLPITNYLENPPMASIEQYPKKQGSKAAEILMDLMSSPNPDEIAPQNILIEGELVVHKR